AATATAGCTACAAGAGCTAGCTATCCATACAGTATTCACCAGTTTGTTCTAGTTGGCGGATCTAGCAGAATACCAAAGATTCAGAAATTACTACAAGATAGCATATGTTGCAATTACACAGAAATCAATAAATCGATCAGTCCTGACGAAGCTGTTGCCTATGGCGCAGCTGTACAGGCTGCTATTTTGCACGGTGATAAGTCGGAAGTACTTCAACGTTTATCGCTAGTGGATATCATTAACCTACCTTTGGGTATAGAAGGAGCTTGTGGTGTCATGATACCCGTAATCAAGAAGTACGAGAGGATACCAATAAAAGCAATGAAAACCTACACAATGTATTCCGATAATCAATCTGATGTCCTGATCCATGTATGCGATGGAAACAGAGCTATGACTATAGATAATAATAGTGTTGGCAAGTTCGAACTTACTGGCATTCCACTTGCACCTAGGGGCGTACCTCAGATTCAAATAACATTTGACATCGATGCAAGTGGTATTCTGACCATCTCTGCCATTGAGAAATCAACTGGAAAGGAGCACAAAATTACCGTCAGAAACTAAGAACGATCGAAGAAAGGCATCAACAGTATGGTGGagaaaatggaaatgtactGTAAGGTAGATCAAGATCAATAGGATTGCTGCCAAGAACTCCTTGACGTTCTACTGTTTGAACATGAAAAGTACAATAATGGAGGATGAGAAGATCAAAGATAAGAGCGATTCGTCTAACAAGCAGGAGATTACTAATAAATGGAATGAAGTAATTTCATGGTTGTATGCGAATCAATCGGCAAAGGAAAAATTCGCCGATAAACAAAAAGAATTGGAAGCCATCTGCAATTCTATTGTTATATTACTTAGTAGTTAATTCCTTTTATAGTTACTTATAGTTAATTGCATTAAGGTGGAGCCGCACCTGGTGGATTCCCTGGTGGATTCTCTGGTGCTGCTCCAGGAGGCGGTAGCGCGGGTGCTCGAGAACCAACCATCGAAGAAGTTGGCTAAATGCAACACACTGTCCACTGAACTGAACATCTTTCTACGTTTCatcttatttatttcaatatcgctttgtacatcgattttcatatttattaaagaaatatttatgtttTGAGATCAGAGGCTTTATTTTGCTGTAAGAAAAGTATTGAAAATTCGTAATGTATTTCGTCATGTGTACTTATTTGTATCTACATCGCATCTTACCTACTTGtatgcttttctctctctctccccctctccCTATTTctcaccctctctctctctctctctctctctctctctctctttacttACACACATTTACTTTACTTATCTCTGTGAGTATCTAGAGGATTTATTTCGACAGATTTATCAATGTTTTTCATTCTTGATATTCAGAAACCTTCTGGCTTATAGAACTGTACCAGAATGATCAAGTACGTGGTGATAACGCTGATAAACTGAAAGTAAATATACACGAATATAATTAACAACATcatataaatatcaaatattatcGTACTTACTCTTGTTAGCAAAGAATTATTCATTTCAAAGAAATCACACGCAGTAAACGTAATTCTATACTGTTTCAGTTGCAATGAGAAATCATTGATTTCGTTTCGAACACAGTCCTGTTCGAAAGCTGATCGCAGAAGACTTTCCATTCCGAATCCATTCAGATTCAAGGCGACATTATCGCGGCATTCATTATCGAAGATTCCTAACTGCTCCGGCTCTTTGTTACCGAAACAAGACAACTTGTTAAATTTCGTCGAGTGTTGTGTATTCAGTATAAATTTACTGATATATAGCCCAATTTTATCTATTTCTCGGTGGGTCAGTGTGCACAGCCAACACATTAAAATGAATTGAAACACATAAATTATCCAGATCACGTTGTTCAGAAATATGAAACCACTTTTCTGTTCTGCGGCGCTCATGTAGATTCTAAACAGTTTCGCGACCACCATTATAAAAGCGTTCGTAGAACACAACAGCAGATCAATGCCATAAATTTCATTCACTGTCATTATTATGGAACATATCTCTGTAAGAAATCGATCGATCACAAAGATGAAGTGCACAGAATTAtgagaaaattgttttatagtGGTATAATGGTGAGGGACGAGGAAGAAAAGTCGTATGTTTTAATtcgaagagagaaaataaattttGCCTTTAAAAATTCTGTTCCACTTACGTCACTCACTCTGAACTTATACGCTAAGAAACAAGCCACCATTCTCCACGTACCATTGTGCAGTCTTCTAATTCTTCTGATCTTCAAGGCGATCCAATAGGatgttagtttttcatctagCTGTTTGATCATCTCGTTGATTGCTCTAAATTTGTGGCAGATCATGTATACGATGACATCGAACACAAAGCTGTTTACTAAAGTTTGCGCGATCGTGTAATAGAGAAACAGATCGGAAACAAAGATCTGATCAGGTGCAATGAAATAGTAATAAAGGATATGAACAGCTAGCGACACTGGACCACATAATAACGCTATTATAATGGCCAAGATTTGGCTGATTTTGATGCATTCATCATTGATCGACAACCCTTTGCTAATATTTTGATTCAACGATTCCAACATCTTCATCAATTCAGGCCATTTATCATAATGTCTTATTATATGATAAACGTAGTAATAGGCTGCGAGATGGCACACAGTTTCGTTCATGCAGTACATAATTTCGAATAACTTGCTGGTGAATTGTTTGCCAAAATTTGCGAAGTCCATTGCACTGAACGCGATGATTACCGAGCACACGCTGAAATGGATCACTCTCAGGATGACGGTAATCCATTTTGGACAATTCTTCGGCCTAGCCACTCCGACTCCTAACAACcaagaaatatacattattgGACGTAATGTATTTTCTGGTTTCGTCGGATTACTTTCCACTTGGAAGTTTATCTCTTCCTCCATGGTGGTTAATTCTTTTTACTAATATTTCTAAAAGTCTTCTACTAAAAGTCTCTACTTTACGAGAGAAATATCAAAGAACGAGGTTTCCTCGAAACGATGCGTTTTCTCAGGGACAACACGGAATATTGAGCTTTTAATTCGAGAATTCGTGGCTCGCGTAGTTTGCTAATTGATCTGATAATATGGAGGTTCATACATGATTTAATGTTTCAGCGTGACTTATGTGTGACACTGTAAAGCACTTTCATTCGATAGAAGCAGGATTAGCATGAAATTAAaagcaaaaataaaattaaaaataaaacaaatttttatggATAGGGGGTGAAAGGTACAAcagtggtatatgtatatcgaaAAACGAGCTTTATTCGCCCAACGactatattacaattttattatacagtaaacatttaaaatagaataaaacgaTAACGTTGAACATCGACCGTTTTTTGAATCTCTCTGTTCGTTTCTTCGGTTTTTAGAAATCAGGCAGGGGGTCGAGTCGAATCAtctcgtaataataataatcataatcatAATAATATGCGGGTTTGTGGCGATATAATTCATTAGAATTTAAATCCCTTCGGTGTGTTTTAATAGAGACTGGCAATCGTTCGAATACGATCGATTTCGATAGATTGGGTGTGTAATCGTCGCCATACCGCGCGCCTTTATATGCTCTGTTTTTTAAAtcctttttttatcgtatctcTCGTTTGCTGGGGAGGACATGAATGTGTGTTTTGTTTTTTTTGTGTGTgcgcgtgtgtatgtgtgtaacAATGATTCAATGACTTCGTTCACGCAAACACTTACAACGTAGAATCGCGTAGTCGCAAGAACGTTCTTAAGACTCTCGTTTCtatatcttttttcttcttcttcttctctttctctctctgtatTTCTGTTACTGTGtttcttttcttattcttcttttagatttatttacttattatttgATCAGGAAAGGCAGCGTAATTATTCGAACACGAGATGTTGATACAcgttttttgatatttttctcttttgtttAATTGTTCTCTCGTTCTATATAGACAAGGGAtgttgctctctctctctctctttctctttttatgGTTGTCAGTTTCGCTTTCGGTGAAATTCCACACAGCACCTCGTGCATGTTTGCTTTCTtacgtatatacatgtatatatagaatatgtatatatagaatatatataatttgtttTTAACGATTGTTTTTATTTCTACAATTTACATTGGCGAGTCAAGCGACTCGAAAAAATCGTATGCACCGATGCAACGAGACGGTTTACATTGgcatttaaacaaacaattacaaagaaaaaaaaagaaagaaagaggattCAACGACGATTAATTTAACAAACGGGAACAGAAACGTACTTAAATTATGTCGTTCATTTTTCATCCGTTTCTTCTCTGCAGAAATTACTCTTTCGTAATATTTCGTGATCGTATGCCATAAAGTAGCGGTTCGTCACGGATCGTCAAACGGGAAcgagaaatatttaattgtctaATTTGCACAATGTATCTCGAACGAGTTGTTCAATTCGAGATAAATAATTTCGTATCTCTGAGGGAGTAACACACGACGAAACGAGTTTTCTTTCATTTTGATTTTCGTAACGCGTGTGTTCAAATTGGATTTTTGGTCAAAGTGCGTTCACCGGAGAAAAAGCGAGGGAAAAGAGAGAAACCGCTCGTGCTTCACGCAGTTTCGGTCGCAGAGAAGCGAGATTACGAGATCGCAATAATGGTAGCACAGTTTTTtgcatattttcttattttttgtaGCGTTTCTTTTTGCACGATTCTTGCTGGTGCCACATCGTTGTGTGCGTCCAAGCACCAGCCCGATATCTTTCACGTTTTTCTATTTAGTTGTCACAGAGTAATTTACCTAAGATTAGAGGTATATTTAGCCTCGACCCACTCGAGAATGCCCTGccaattgtttttttttttatcgctaAGTCGGTTCGAGCAAACGAAACGATCGAACGTATCGGTATATCAATATCTTTTTACACAAAACGAAATATGTACATGGACATAGCATGTTTTTTTCTTTGTGCTTTCTAAATACATGATAATACAAAGTTTGAGTTAATTTTCAGGCAAAACATTTATGGCAATTATTGTTCTCTTCTACCGAATATAACCATGTGATTTGGCATATTGCCGTAAATAGTTATAGAAATAATATGATAATTATTTTTCCATCTTCTTCTCTAGTATCTCGAACAATTCGTTTAAAACTGGCATCATTTTCTTCCATTGTTGATATGTGATTAAATGCATAGTAAGAAGTTATCGGTAAGGTACAAAGAAACAACGAGTAAGAACTATGTAGTTTAGCGTTGCGTTTCTTAAATTGGTAAAATCTTCGTTTGTAACCTAATTTCGTTCCTACTTGGAAAAACAATTAGACTGATACGTAAGTAAATCGTAGTAAACAGGGTATCGTGGTATCGTCGAAGAGTTAATTCACAAAGCATCGAACTGTTGACTCGAAGCTCGATTCTTTTTTTGTGTTCGATCACCCGCTTTTGCTCGTAATAATCGTTCGAattattgtaaaaaattctATCGTCGAACCAATGATCCGTAAATGCTTAAAAAATTTAAGCCGTAAAAAATCATCTGGAATACCAACTCCACTCTTCCTCTTGTCCGTAAAGGGACAAAAATTCGAAACGAGTTACAGCTATTATAAAATTTCGTGCTTTGCTGTTTTAATATCGTTTTACAAAGAAGGATAAAGGAACAGTTCAAAAAGTTTTAAAAGATTACAAGTTTTGCAAAAGTTTCGTAATTAGGAAATTCTATTTGGGAAGTAGCATTCGATCGAAAAATTTTTTgtcatttaaaaattatactctTGGGATTTATAACGCACGTAAATTATCCGAAAGATGTCATCTGAATTTTGTAACCATTACGGACAAAGAATCTTCCGCTACCGGATCAGAATTCCGCTGAAAACTTCTGAACCCTTAAATACACGGTACGTACCACCTCTATATTCAGGTACAACTTCGTATTCTCCCGCACCTACGTTCAGGTTTCACATATACTCCCGAATCTTACGTATTTTAGCACTGAACGATTTTAACTTCGATTCAATCTCGCgtttttatattcattttttaaatactcAGAGCTGGCTTAACGTCCAGGTACATATCATTTTGCACCTAGCTTTAATAAAAACGTATCATTTTAGAGTAAATTCTAGGCCTTCGCGCGTGGCACAAGCAAAACTTCAACTTTAACAACTTAGCGATCTCCTTTGTACCTTTTGTCTACAGTTTCTTCTCATTCGAGCACCGCGTCCGTGACAGAGCATCTTACACGTGCACTTCCCTTTGTTTTAGCCGTTTATCTCTTAGGCGCGTGACGTTTTTagccattttatttatttattttctcttttctcttaaaCTCGGGACATTATCTTCTTGTTTTTGTTTTATACGATTCGGAACTGTGCTGCTACATGTTCATGTATTGAATTTACTAACGTCTCTTCACTGACTTGTAACCATTCGATTTGAGTCACGTGTGAGTTACGAGTTCGTCGATATTTCTAGTCCTTAACTACACTTGAAAGATGTCACCGGTGGCACGGGGTGCGATGTTCGTTTCGAAGATGGACGTTGTCGAGGTCGTGACGGGAACCATTTCACCGAATCTGGTCGCGTTCACGTTGGTTGTCGTAATAGCTGTCGCTTTCGCTGGCGTTTCTTCGGTCATGTCCGATGCGGTCGGCACCTGCTAGTGTACCCCAACGTTTCAATGCGGGACTGAGAATTATTTGGGATTTAAGTAGTGTTAGGGTAGCTTTAAAATTGGTTCAGATCGCTGAATACAGGGGGATAAATCGTGGAAGAAGAATTATAATTGTCAGACGTCTAAATTAATTTAGCTTCAGCTTGAAACACTTTTTTCAATACCGAATAGCTTGGCAGGCAATTGCGTTCTAATTGGTAAATTAtaaattcttacgttataagttgtaatgtAAGTTGGCGTCGAAAGGATCAATTAGGTACTGAACGAATCGACGCACCTAATGTTTCTATAAAATACCTCGTTATAAAACACTTCCTTTCCTTCCTCCACGGATGGCAACAGCTCGTCCATAGAATGCGGAGTTCTAGGACTAGGCGTAGGGGCGatctgttgctgttgttgctgctgttgctccCGCTGTTTGGCCAGCCTGAGTTCCTGCAACGCCTGTCGTTGCTCCTTTTCGTTTCTCTCCTTTTCGAGTCGTCGAGCGCTGTAACTACGGGCCGAGGATGTCGAACTGTGAACCGACGTTAAGCTAGGGCGACGAGAACCTATCG
This sequence is a window from Bombus affinis isolate iyBomAffi1 chromosome 14, iyBomAffi1.2, whole genome shotgun sequence. Protein-coding genes within it:
- the LOC126924270 gene encoding uncharacterized protein LOC126924270 — translated: MEEEINFQVESNPTKPENTLRPIMYISWLLGVGVARPKNCPKWITVILRVIHFSVCSVIIAFSAMDFANFGKQFTSKLFEIMYCMNETVCHLAAYYYVYHIIRHYDKWPELMKMLESLNQNISKGLSINDECIKISQILAIIIALLCGPVSLAVHILYYYFIAPDQIFVSDLFLYYTIAQTLVNSFVFDVIVYMICHKFRAINEMIKQLDEKLTSYWIALKIRRIRRLHNEICSIIMTVNEIYGIDLLLCSTNAFIMVVAKLFRIYMSAAEQKSGFIFLNNVIWIIYVFQFILMCWLCTLTHREIDKIGLYISKFILNTQHSTKFNKLSCFGNKEPEQLGIFDNECRDNVALNLNGFGMESLLRSAFEQDCVRNEINDFSLQLKQYRITFTACDFFEMNNSLLTRFISVITTYLIILVQFYKPEGF